From Peromyscus maniculatus bairdii isolate BWxNUB_F1_BW_parent chromosome 19, HU_Pman_BW_mat_3.1, whole genome shotgun sequence, the proteins below share one genomic window:
- the Rmc1 gene encoding regulator of MON1-CCZ1 complex, whose translation MGGEDYYLELCERPVQFEKANPVNCVFFDEANKQVFAVRSGGATGVVVKGPDDRNPISFRMDDRGEVKCIKFSLENKILAVQRTSKTVDFCNFIPDNSQLEYTQECKTKNANILGFCWTSSTEIVFITDQGIEFYQVLPEKRSLKLLKSHNINVNWYMYCPESAVILLSTTVLENVLQPFYFRAGTMSKLPKFEIELPAAPKSTKLSLSERDIAMATIYGQLYVLFLRHHSRTSNSTGAEVVLYHLPREGACKKMHILKLNRTGKFALNVVDNLVVVHHQDTETSVIFDIKLRGEFDGTVTFHHPVLPARSIQPYQIPAAGPAAVTSQSPVPCKLYSSSWIVFQPDIIISASQGYLWNLQVKLQPIVNLLPDKGRLMDFLLQRKECKTVILSVCSQMLAESERATLPVIATVFDKLNHEYKKYLDAEQSYTMAVEAGQSRSNPPLKRPVRTQAVVDQSDVYTHVLSPCVENKEMAHKFVIAVLMEYIRSLNQFQIPVQHYLHELVIKTLVQHNLFYMLHQFLQYHVLSDSKPLACLLLSLESFYPPAHQLSLDMLKRLSTANDEIVEVLLSKHQVLAALRFIRGIGGHDNISARKFLDAAKQTDDVMLFYTIFRFFEQRNQRLRGNPNFTPGEHCEEHVAFFKQVFGEQALMRPTTF comes from the exons ATGGGCGGCGAGGACTACTACCTGGAGCTGTGCGAGCGGCCGGTGCAGTTCGAGAAGGCGAACCCGGTCAACTGCGTGTTCTTTGACGAGGCCAACAAGCAG gttTTTGCTGTTCGATCGGGTGGAGCTACTGGCGTGGTCGTTAAAGGCCCCGATGATAGGAATCCCATCTCTTTTAG AATGGACGACAGAGGCGAAGTGAAGTGCATTAAGTTTTCTCTGGAAAATAAGATACTGGCTGTGCAGAGGACCTCCAAGACAGTG GACTTTTGTAATTTTATTCCTGATAACTCTCAGCTGGAATACACACAAGAGTGCaag ACCAAGAATGCCAACATCCTGGGATTCTGCTGGACCAGCTCTACGGAAATTGTCTTCATAACAGATCAAGGCATCGAATTTTACCAG GTGTTACCTGAAAAACGAAGTCTCAAACTCCTGAAGAGTCACAACATCAATGTGAACTGGTACATGTACTGTCCGGAGAGCGCCGTCATCCTGCTGTCCACCACAGTCCTTGAGAATGTTCTGCAGCCTTTTTATTTTAGG GCTGGCACCATGTCGAAGCTTCCCAAGTTTGAGATTGAATTACCAGCTGCACCAAAGTCAACCAAACTTAGCCTTTCAGAACGAGACATTGCAATGGCGaccat ATATGGGCAACTTTACGTCCTGTTCCTGCGGCATCATTCTCGGACCTCCAATAGTACGGGAGCGGAGGTGGTGCTGTATCATCTCCCACG AGAGGGCGCATGTAAAAAGATGCACATACTGAAGCTGAATAGGACGGGAAAGTTCGCTCTGAATGTAGTAGACAACCTGGTAGTGGTCCACCATCAGGACACAGAG ACGTCCGTGATATTTGACATCAAGTTACGGGGAGAGTTCGATGGCACTGTTACTTTCCATCATCCTGTGCTTCCAGCCCGATCAATTCAACCTTACCAGATCCCCGCGGCAG GTCCTGCTGCTGTGACCAGCCAGTCTCCAGTTCCCTGCAAACTCT ATTCTTCATCATGGATCGTCTTTCAACCAGACATCATTATCAGTGCCAGCCAAG GTTACCTCTGGAACCTCCAGGTGAAACTTCAGCCCATAGTGAATCTCTTGCCAGATAAAGGGAGGTTGATGGACTTCCTTCTCCAGAGGAAGGAGTGCAAGACGGtcatcctgtctgtctgttcacaGA TGCTGGCCGAGTCAGAGCGAGCCACGCTGCCGGTGATAGCCACCGTTTTTGATAAACTCAACCACGAGTACAAAAAGTACTTGGATGCTGAACAGAGCTACACGATG GCCGTAGAAGCAGGGCAAAGCCGGAGTAACCCACCTCTCAAGAGGCCGGTGCGGACCCAAGCGGTGGTGGACCAGTCCGACGTGTACACACACGTGCTGTCGCCATGCGTGGAAAACAAG GAGATGGCGCACAAGTTCGTGATAGCTGTGCTGATGGAATACATCCGTTCTCTGAACCAGTTTCAGATCCCAGTGCAG CATTACTTACATGAACTTGTCATCAAGACACTTGTCCAGCACAACCTCTTCTACATGCTCCATCAGTTTCTGCAGTACCACGTGCTCAGCGACTCCAAGCCTTTG gcctgcctgctgctgtcccTGGAGAGCTTTTACCCGCCTGCCCACCAGCTGTCTCTGGACATGCTGAAG AGACTTTCAACAGCAAACGATGAGATAGTAGAAGTTCTTCTGTCCAAACACCAGGTGTTGGCTGCCCTAAGGTTCATCCGGGGCATTGGTGGCCATGACAACATTTCTGCACGCAAATTCTTAGACGCCGCAAAGCAGACTGATGACGTCATGCTCTTCTATACCATATTCCGCTTCTTTGAACAGCGAAACCAGCGTTTGCGAGGGAACCCTAACTTCACACCAG GAGAACACTGCGAAGAACACGTCGCTTTTTTCAAGCAGGTTTTTGGAGAACAAGCTCTGATGAGGCCTACGACTTTCTGA